GCCGAACACCGCTACCGCGCAGGAACTGTTCAACGCCTGCGCCGCGCGCGACGGCGGCGGCTGGGATCACTCGGCCATGGTGCGCGCCCTCGAAGTGATGGCGAACTTCGAGATCGGCCAGCAGGCAGGGAACACGAAATGATCGCCGCGCCGCGTGAACTGCTTGGGGCAATGTTTACCGCCGCCGTGAACGCGGCGCAGCCATCGCTGACCATCGCAAAATACCTGCCGGCGGCACCGAAGGGCCGCACGATCGTCATCGGCGCCGGCAAGGCGTCGGCGGCGATGGCCCAGGCGCTGGAACAGCACTGGCCCGGGAAGATCGAAGGCGTGGTCGTCACGCGCTACGGCTATGCCGTGCCGTGCGAACGCATCGAGATCCTCGAGGCTGCCCACCCGGTGCCGGACGCGGCCGGCCGCGTCGCGGCGGAGCGCATCCTGGCGGCGGTGCAGGGGCTCACGGGCGACGACCTGGTGATCTGCCTGATCTCCGGCGGCGGTTCATCGCTGCTGCCGCTGCCGGGCGAGGGCGTCACGCTGGAAGACAAGCAGGCGATCAATCGCGCGCTGCTCTCTTCCGGCGCGACGATCACCGAGATGAATTGCGTGCGCCGCCACCTGTCCGCCATCAAGGGCGGGCGGCTGGCAGCGGCCTGCTATCCGGCGCGCGTGGTCAACCTGCTGATTTCCGACGTGCCGGGCGACCACCCGGCCGACATCGCCTCCGGTCCGACCGTGGGCGATGCCACCACCTGCGCCGATGCGCTGGCCATCGCCCGCCGCTACGGCATCGAACTGCCGGCCGGCGCGCGCCGCCTGCTGGAAAGCGGCGACGGCGAAACCATCAAGCCGGGCGACCGCCGCCTGGAAAACGTGACCACGCACATCATCGCCTCGCCGCAGATGGCGCTGGAAGCGGCCGCCGCCGTTGCCAACGAAGCCGGCGTGATGCCGGTGATCCTGGGCGACAGCATCGAGGGCGAAGCCCGCGAAGTGGCGCGCGTGATGG
Above is a window of Pseudoduganella dura DNA encoding:
- a CDS encoding glycerate kinase type-2 family protein, yielding MIAAPRELLGAMFTAAVNAAQPSLTIAKYLPAAPKGRTIVIGAGKASAAMAQALEQHWPGKIEGVVVTRYGYAVPCERIEILEAAHPVPDAAGRVAAERILAAVQGLTGDDLVICLISGGGSSLLPLPGEGVTLEDKQAINRALLSSGATITEMNCVRRHLSAIKGGRLAAACYPARVVNLLISDVPGDHPADIASGPTVGDATTCADALAIARRYGIELPAGARRLLESGDGETIKPGDRRLENVTTHIIASPQMALEAAAAVANEAGVMPVILGDSIEGEAREVARVMAGIALQVQRHSQPVAPPCVLLSGGETTVTVRGNGRGGRNVEFLLALAVALDGAPNLYAVAADTDGVDGAEEVAGAFIGPDTLARAWANGIRPRDSLDNNDGHGFFGALGDALITGPTLTNVNDFRAILLL